From one Candidatus Nanopelagicales bacterium genomic stretch:
- a CDS encoding MSMEG_4193 family putative phosphomutase, with translation MTTLLLVRHGRTAANAGGVLAGWTPGVHLDDTGRQQAVRLGERLAPVPLAAVVTSPLERTRETAEALVAGRDPAPPLEVDDRLAECRYGDWTGRDLKSLAKEPLWKTVQAHPSAAVFPGEDGEPMAAMAARAVAAVRDWNQRLGEDAVYAAVSHGDVIKAILADALGLHLDQFQRLQVDPCSVSVVRYTPLRPFVVRVNDVGGDVSSLVPPPPKRRGRRARPASSDAVVGGGAG, from the coding sequence GTGACCACGCTGCTCCTCGTCCGGCACGGCCGTACCGCCGCCAACGCGGGCGGGGTGTTGGCCGGCTGGACACCCGGTGTCCACCTCGACGACACCGGGCGCCAGCAGGCGGTCCGCCTGGGGGAGCGACTGGCCCCCGTCCCGCTCGCGGCGGTGGTCACCAGCCCCCTGGAGCGCACCCGGGAGACGGCGGAGGCCCTCGTGGCCGGTCGCGACCCGGCCCCGCCGCTGGAGGTCGACGACCGGCTGGCCGAGTGCCGCTACGGGGACTGGACCGGTCGGGACCTGAAGTCGCTGGCCAAGGAGCCGCTGTGGAAGACGGTCCAGGCGCACCCGAGTGCCGCGGTCTTCCCGGGGGAGGACGGGGAGCCGATGGCGGCCATGGCCGCCCGAGCCGTCGCCGCGGTCCGGGACTGGAACCAGCGGCTCGGCGAGGACGCGGTCTACGCGGCCGTCAGCCACGGCGATGTCATCAAGGCGATCCTCGCCGACGCCCTCGGGCTGCACCTGGACCAGTTCCAGCGGCTGCAGGTCGACCCGTGCTCGGTGTCCGTGGTCCGCTACACGCCGCTGCGGCCATTCGTCGTGCGGGTCAACGACGTCGGGGGAGACGTGTCGTCGCTGGTACCCCCGCCCCCCAAGCGCCGCGGGCGACGGGCCCGGCCGGCCTCGTCCGACGCGGTCGTGGGCGGCGGGGCGGGCTGA
- a CDS encoding magnesium and cobalt transport protein CorA: MIRGIGYYRAGDVVTGHELSALVGEGIPANELRLRLAEAYEKARVDEEESFVWVGLHDPSPAELAAVEDVFSLDHLQVEDAANPRQRAKFDLEEDFAFALLKVLGYVESTSDVETGQIAVFTGRHYAVTVRHGVRGELTTIRSRLEAAPDLLRHGSASVLYGVIDAVVDGYLNVADEIQNDIEQVEELVFSPARTDDTQRIYELKRENLEVRRAVLPLVPIAHQWVAETVTQVPTDLLPFFRDIGDHVLRTNDLVDSSDSLLMTMLMAATARLDLQQNADMRKISAWVAIAAVPTALAAIYGMNFDTMPELHWALGYPMVLVVMATACVLLYRAFNHNG; the protein is encoded by the coding sequence GTGATCCGCGGCATCGGCTACTACCGCGCCGGAGACGTCGTCACCGGGCACGAGCTGAGTGCCCTGGTGGGTGAGGGCATCCCGGCGAACGAGCTGCGGCTCCGGCTCGCCGAGGCGTACGAGAAGGCGCGCGTGGACGAGGAGGAGTCGTTCGTCTGGGTCGGGCTGCACGACCCGAGTCCGGCGGAACTGGCCGCGGTGGAGGACGTCTTCTCGTTGGACCACCTGCAGGTGGAGGACGCCGCGAACCCGCGGCAGCGCGCCAAGTTCGACCTCGAGGAGGACTTCGCGTTCGCCCTGCTCAAGGTGCTGGGGTACGTGGAGTCCACGTCGGACGTCGAGACCGGGCAGATCGCGGTCTTCACGGGGCGGCACTACGCGGTGACCGTGCGGCACGGCGTACGTGGGGAGCTGACCACGATCCGGTCCCGGCTGGAGGCGGCCCCGGACCTGCTGCGGCACGGGTCGGCCAGCGTCCTCTACGGCGTCATCGACGCGGTGGTGGACGGCTACCTCAACGTCGCCGACGAGATCCAGAACGACATCGAGCAGGTCGAGGAACTGGTGTTCTCCCCAGCCCGGACCGACGACACGCAGCGCATCTACGAGCTCAAGCGCGAGAACCTGGAGGTACGGCGAGCCGTACTGCCGCTGGTCCCGATCGCCCACCAGTGGGTCGCGGAGACGGTGACCCAGGTGCCGACCGACCTGCTGCCGTTCTTCCGCGACATCGGCGACCACGTACTGCGCACGAACGACCTGGTCGACTCCAGCGACAGCCTGCTGATGACCATGCTGATGGCAGCCACGGCGCGGCTGGACCTGCAGCAGAACGCGGACATGCGCAAGATCTCGGCCTGGGTGGCGATCGCCGCCGTCCCCACCGCGCTCGCCGCGATCTACGGGATGAACTTCGACACCATGCCCGAGCTGCACTGGGCGCTGGGGTACCCGATGGTGCTGGTGGTCATGGCCACCGCGTGCGTCCTGCTGTACCGCGCCTTCAACCACAACGGGTAG
- a CDS encoding undecaprenyl-diphosphate phosphatase yields the protein MSAVTLDLVAAAATATEQVTWFEAVVLGVLQGLTEFLPISSSAHLLIASQLFGWGDPGAAFTAVTQIGTETAVILFFRKDIGRIISAWARSLVRPELRSGVDARMGWYVILGTIPIGVLGFLFADQIETVARNLWLVASMLILFGVLLGVADALGSRTKTFDDLTIRDGLLFGLAQSLALIPGVSRSGATITGGLAMGYTRATAARYAFLLAIPAVLASGLFEALKIGDQSNAAWGPTILATAIAFVIGYAVIAWLMHWLSTRSYLPFVVYRIVLGLLVIVLLLTGTLSAT from the coding sequence GTGAGCGCCGTAACCCTCGACCTGGTCGCCGCAGCGGCGACCGCCACGGAGCAGGTCACCTGGTTCGAGGCCGTCGTCCTCGGCGTCCTGCAGGGGCTCACCGAGTTCCTGCCGATCTCGTCCAGCGCGCACCTGCTCATCGCCTCGCAGCTGTTCGGCTGGGGGGACCCGGGCGCAGCCTTCACTGCGGTGACACAGATCGGCACCGAGACCGCGGTGATCCTGTTCTTCCGCAAGGACATCGGGCGGATCATCTCGGCCTGGGCGCGATCCCTGGTGCGCCCGGAGCTGCGCTCGGGTGTCGACGCGCGGATGGGCTGGTACGTCATCCTCGGCACGATCCCGATCGGTGTCCTGGGCTTCCTGTTCGCCGACCAGATCGAGACCGTGGCGCGCAACCTGTGGCTCGTCGCGTCGATGCTCATCCTGTTCGGCGTGCTGCTCGGGGTCGCGGATGCCCTCGGCAGCCGGACGAAGACGTTCGACGACCTGACCATCCGCGACGGCCTGCTGTTCGGGCTGGCCCAGTCGTTGGCGCTGATCCCCGGCGTCTCCCGTTCCGGCGCCACCATCACCGGCGGTCTCGCCATGGGCTACACCCGGGCCACCGCGGCCCGGTACGCGTTCCTGCTGGCGATCCCCGCCGTGCTGGCGTCGGGGCTCTTCGAGGCCCTGAAGATCGGTGACCAGTCCAACGCCGCCTGGGGTCCGACGATCCTCGCCACGGCGATCGCCTTCGTCATCGGCTACGCCGTCATCGCCTGGCTGATGCACTGGCTGTCGACCCGGTCCTACCTGCCGTTCGTGGTCTATCGGATCGTGCTCGGCCTGCTCGTCATCGTGCTGCTGCTCACCGGCACCCTGTCGGCCACCTGA
- a CDS encoding LLM class F420-dependent oxidoreductase, giving the protein MRLGLNLGYWGMGNDADNLVLAREADRLGYSVVWAAEAYGSDAATVLSWVAAQTERIDVGSAVFQIPGRTPANTAMTAATLDTLSGGRFRLGLGVSGPQVSEGWHGVRFDKPLTRTREYVDIVTKALRRERLTYEGEFFTLPLPDGPGKALTLTVHPVRERIPVYLAAVGPKNLELAGEIADGWLAIFYSPEQSGESMEHIAAGRAKAGKTMDGFDVVPTVPVVIGDDLEACAAPVRAYSALYIGGMGSREKNFYNQLATRMGYGDAAKEVQDLYLSKDYAGAAAAVPFEFIDNTSLIGPADRIQDRLPAFAEAGVTTLTVATYAGGIDERLATLRTMAEVLDRSGVGE; this is encoded by the coding sequence ATGCGACTCGGACTCAACCTCGGCTACTGGGGCATGGGCAACGACGCCGACAACCTGGTCCTGGCCCGCGAGGCCGACCGGCTGGGCTACTCCGTCGTGTGGGCCGCCGAGGCGTACGGCTCCGACGCCGCAACCGTGCTCTCCTGGGTCGCCGCCCAGACCGAGCGCATCGACGTCGGCTCCGCGGTGTTCCAGATCCCCGGCCGCACGCCAGCCAACACCGCAATGACGGCAGCGACGTTGGACACGCTGTCGGGCGGCCGGTTCCGGCTCGGGTTGGGCGTGTCCGGCCCGCAGGTGTCCGAGGGTTGGCACGGGGTCCGCTTCGACAAGCCGCTGACCCGCACCCGCGAGTACGTCGACATCGTCACCAAGGCGCTGCGCCGGGAGCGGCTGACGTACGAGGGCGAGTTCTTCACGCTCCCGCTGCCCGACGGGCCGGGGAAGGCGCTGACGCTGACGGTGCACCCGGTGCGCGAGCGGATCCCGGTCTACCTCGCGGCCGTCGGCCCCAAGAACCTCGAGCTCGCTGGGGAGATCGCCGACGGCTGGCTGGCGATCTTCTACTCGCCCGAGCAGTCGGGGGAGTCGATGGAGCACATCGCCGCGGGGCGGGCCAAGGCCGGCAAGACGATGGACGGCTTCGACGTCGTGCCGACGGTCCCCGTCGTGATCGGCGACGACCTGGAGGCGTGCGCCGCGCCGGTGCGGGCCTACAGCGCCCTCTACATCGGCGGTATGGGCAGCCGGGAGAAGAACTTCTACAACCAGCTGGCCACCCGGATGGGCTACGGCGACGCCGCCAAGGAGGTCCAGGACCTCTACCTGTCCAAGGACTACGCCGGTGCTGCCGCCGCGGTGCCGTTCGAGTTCATCGACAACACGTCACTGATCGGTCCCGCGGACCGCATCCAGGACCGGCTGCCGGCGTTCGCCGAGGCCGGCGTGACGACGCTGACGGTGGCGACGTACGCCGGCGGCATCGACGAGCGGCTGGCCACGCTGCGCACGATGGCCGAGGTGCTGGACCGCTCGGGCGTGGGTGAGTGA
- a CDS encoding thioredoxin family protein has translation MDVQLLYFDDCPNWTLADERLRHALRLLGRTDVSLTYRRIETEEEAEAVGFHGSPTILVDDRDPFDSAGAGGALCCRVYRTPAGPAGTPTVQQLVGALSY, from the coding sequence GTGGACGTACAGCTGCTGTACTTCGACGACTGCCCCAACTGGACCCTGGCCGACGAGCGCCTGCGCCACGCGCTCCGGCTGCTCGGCCGCACCGACGTCTCCCTGACCTACCGCAGGATCGAGACGGAGGAGGAGGCGGAGGCCGTCGGCTTCCACGGCTCCCCGACGATCCTGGTCGACGACCGCGACCCGTTCGACAGCGCCGGCGCCGGCGGCGCCCTGTGCTGCCGGGTGTATCGGACCCCGGCTGGTCCGGCCGGCACGCCCACCGTGCAGCAGCTCGTCGGCGCCCTCAGCTACTGA